In the Helianthus annuus cultivar XRQ/B chromosome 11, HanXRQr2.0-SUNRISE, whole genome shotgun sequence genome, one interval contains:
- the LOC110875613 gene encoding UDP-glycosyltransferase 85A8, with product MEKPHAIFIPYPAQGHINPMMKLAKLLHLKGFHISFVNTHYNHKRFLRSRGPSALDGLPDFRFYSIPDGLPPSDADSTQSSPDLCVSIPKHCLEPFCELITRLNDASDVPQVTCIVSDGAMSFTLKAAEKFGLPDVLFWTSSACGLLAYAHYRDLIQKGYIPLKDMDYITNGYLETSLDWIPGMNNIRLRDFPSFIRTTDINDILLNYIMTQAEALPRGSAVVLNTFDALEQDSVKPLTARNPRIITVGPLHLMQQHLHDEGVKQVGSNLWKEDASCIHWLDTKDDGSVVFVNFGSITVMTKEQLIEFGWGLANSKKDFLWITRPDIVGGNEVVMPPEFLDETKGRGMITSWCPQEQVLKHPAIGGFLTHSGWNSTLESISSGVPVLCWPFFAEQQTNCRYSCVEWEIGMEIDTNVKRKDVEAQVRELIDGGKGKMMKAKVLELQKKAKEAVVNGGSSYLNFNKLVTEFLLKN from the exons ATGGAAAAGCCACATGCCATATTCATCCCCTACCCAGCACAAGGCCACATCAACCCCATGATGAAACTTGCTAAGCTCCTTCACTTAAAGGGATTCCACATCTCCTTTGTAAACACCCATTACAACCATAAGCGATTTCTTAGATCCCGAGGTCCCTCCGCCCTCGATGGCCTGCCAGACTTCCGTTTCTACTCCATTCCTGATGGTCTTCCACCATCTGATGCCGATTCCACCCAGTCAAGCCCAGACCTCTGTGTATCCATTCCAAAGCACTGCTTGGAACCTTTCTGTGAGCTTATTACAAGGCTTAATGATGCATCTGATGTGCCACAAGTGACATGTATTGTTTCCGATGGGGCAATGAGTTTTACTCTCAAAGCTGCTGAGAAGTTTGGGTTGCCAGATGTACTCTTTTGGACCTCGAGTGCTTGTGGGCTTTTGGCTTACGCTCACTATCGTGATCTTATTCAAAAGGGCTATATTCCTCTCAAAG ATATGGATTACATAACAAATGGGTATTTAGAAACAAGCTTAGATTGGATTCCCGGTATGAATAACATTCGGTTAAGGGATTTTCCAAGCTTCATTCGAACCACAGACATAAATGACATCTTGCTCAACTATATCATGACTCAGGCTGAGGCTCTACCGAGAGGCTCAGCTGTTGTGCTCAATACATTTGATGCCTTGGAACAAGACAGTGTTAAACCTTTAACTGCGCGGAACCCTCGAATTATCACTGTGGGGCCACTACACCTGATGCAACAACATCTGCATGATGAAGGGGTCAAACAAGTTGGGTCCAATCTTTGGAAAGAAGACGCGAGTTGCATCCATTGGCTTGATACGAAAGACGATGGCTCAGTTGTTTTCGTGAACTTTGGAAGTATTACAGTAATGACGAAGGAACAACTAATTGAGTTCGGATGGGGACTCGCTAATAGCAAGAAGGATTTCTTATGGATAACCAGGCCCGACATCGTTGGCGGAAATGAGGTGGTGATGCCACCGGAGTTCCTAGATGAGACTAAAGGGAGAGGCATGATCACTAGTTGGTGTCCTCAAGAACAG GTTTTAAAACACCCTGCAATCGGAGGATTCTTAACACACAGTGGATGGAACTCAACACTTGAGAGCATTAGTAGTGGCGTTCCGGTTCTTTGTTGGCCATTTTTTGCAGAACAACAAACAAATTGTCGGTACAGTTGTGTGGAGTGGGAGATTGGGATGGAAATCGATACAAATGTGAAAAGAAAGGATGTGGAGGCACAAGTGAGGGAATTGATAGATGGGGGGAAAGGAAAGATGATGAAAGCCAAGGTTTTGGAGTTACAAAAGAAAGCTAAAGAAGCAGTGGTCAATGGTGGATCCTCTTATCTCAACTTTAACAAATTagttactgaatttcttttgaaaaattGA